One genomic window of Salvia miltiorrhiza cultivar Shanhuang (shh) chromosome 4, IMPLAD_Smil_shh, whole genome shotgun sequence includes the following:
- the LOC131021614 gene encoding replication factor C subunit 3-like: MMETSLRPSRIRSGYEPSDTENEVDIPLPRSPAPRRNSKSPYRPRRTYSDLHISRTNSVDCPFSQSERRPSNPHDNPILFTASERRRYASPLKKDRPSYSRRAASAPRSRLRPRPKHTELPEINETVNFDSIDSLFFSRADGDANQPAPLPKPPGYVARSSTSSFLNQNTSTSGMSRQSSNISERTSASTARFVASRRKNQSETTTWFFCIKKGSCKTSKKSPERERPFDEASFISKAVVLESLRPLWADKHQPVSLTGFACHKNEAQLLHQLANSEMFPHILLKGLPGTGKKALTMALLRELYGDSVWNISHDLRYFHILESRPMQVVVPVSSSPHHMELNVYTESKAAYALTALVKQISSEFTVTPEISVAPNKAHYKVLVLYDVDKAAENIQHLIKWIMDCYSDCCKLILCCEDDADVLDSVKSRCKLISIECSTTHQVMEVLIQIAKKEGFELSTSFASKIANKSKQNLRRAIMALEACKLHNYPFAEDQHIPVAWEEAVVELAADILADPSPKRLFTVRGKIQKILADFVHPKLLLLKLVEQLLRGVDASLKREIYYWYAYYDKRLPSGTSALLKLEEFVAKFMSIYRKSFSNRH, translated from the exons ATGATGGAGACCTCGTTGCGCCCCAGCAGAATCAGAAGCGGCTACGAGCCCTCCGACACCGAGAACGAAGTCGACATCCCTCTGCCGCGAAGCCCCGCTCCAAGAAGAAACAGCAAGTCCCCTTACAGACCGCGCAGAACTTACTCCGATCTCCACATCTCCCGGACTAACTCCGTCGACTGCCCCTTCTCGCAGTCCGAGCGCAGGCCTTCTAATCCTCACGATAACCCCATTCTCTTCACCGCTTCTGAGCGCCGGAGGTATGCCTCTCCGCTCAAGAAAGACCGCCCTAGCTACAGCAGAAGGGCCGCATCCGCGCCCAGGTCAAGGCTAAGGCCCAGACCCAAACACACCGAGCTGCCCGAGATCAATGAAACCGTCAACTTCGACAGCATCgactcccttttcttttctcgCGCCGACGGGGATGCCAATCAGCCGGCGCCTCTGCCTAAGCCGCCTGGCTACGTTGCTCGGAGCTCCACCTCCAGCTTTCTGAATCAGAACACTTCGACCTCTGGCATGAGCAGGCAGAGTAGTAATATAAGTGAGCGGACGAGTGCGAGCACTGCGAGGTTTGTGGCGAGCAGAAGGAAGAATCAGTCGGAGACGACGACGTGGTTCTTCTGCATCAAGAAGGGGTCTTGCAAGACTTCTAAGAAGTCGCCGGAGAGGGAGAGGCCCTTCGACGAGGCTTCTTTTATCAGTAAGGCTGTTGTGCTTGAGAGCTTGAGGCCGCTCTGGGCCGACAAGCATCAGCCTGTTTCTTTGACTGGATTCGCTTGCCACAAGAATGAAGCTCAGCTTCTTCACCAGCTC GCAAACAGTGAAATGTTTCCACATATTTTGCTGAAAGGGCTGCCTGGTACTGGTAAGAAGGCACTCACTATGGCTCTTCTCCGTGAGCTTTATGGTGATTCTGTTTGGAAT ATATCTCATGACTTGCGATACTTTCATATTTTG GAATCGAGGCCAATGCAAGTAGTCGTTCCGGTAAGTTCGAGTCCTCACCACATGGAACTCAATGTCTACACAGAGTCTAAAGCAGCATATGCACTAACAGCTCTAGTGAAGCAAATCAGCAGCGAGTTTACCGTCACCCCTGAAATCAGTGTAGCTCCTAACAAGGCACATTACAAAG TATTGGTTTTATATGATGTTGATAAGGCTGCAGAGAACATACAGCACCTCATAAAATGGATCATGGACTGTTACTCAGATTGTTGCAAACTTATCCTTTGCTGTGAGGACGATGCAGACGTCCTCGACTCTGTAAAGAGCCGCTGCAAACTCATCAGTATTGAGTGCTCCACAACTCATCAA GTAATGGAGGTCCTCATCCAGATAGCCAAAAAGGAAGGTTTTGAGCTATCCACAAGTTTTGCTTCAAAGATTGCTAACAAATCAAAGCAAAATTTGAGGAGAGCAATCATGGCACTTGAAGCATGCAAGTTACACAA CTATCCTTTTGCGGAGGACCAACATATACCAGTTGCATGGGAAGAGGCCGTTGTGGAACTTGCTGCCGACATTTTGGCAGATCCTTCTCCAAAGAG ATTATTTACTGTGCGGGGAAAGATTCAAAAAATTCTGGCGGATTTTGTTCATCCAAAACTATTACTCCTG AAACTAGTTGAACAACTCCTTCGAGGAGTTGATGCAAGTTTGAAAAGGGAGATATACTATTGGTATGCATACTAT GATAAGAGACTCCCTAGTGGAACAAGTGCTTTACTCAAGTTAGAAG AATTTGTGGCCAAGTTTATGAGCATATATAGAAAGAGTTTCAGCAATCGGCATTAA
- the LOC131021615 gene encoding probable methyltransferase TCM_000336 produces the protein MDIHKAFHMKGGVGDNSYSKNSSLQKRVAERLKHITAWAIEEVFMSEKPKSLGMADLGCSSGPNALSNIKQVVEAVEKASRRMREAPPEFRVYLNDLHSNDFNTIFQGLPDLYRDLKRGGTNQPPLYIAACPGTFYGRLFPDHSLHFVYSSNSLHWLSTVPAGIYEKEGRSMNRKSIYISERSPPVVRKAYLEQFQHDFSLFLKSRSQELIRGGRMLLILLGRTLSDHAHCANSFLWELLYQSLAHLVAQGEIEEEKLESYDVHFYAPSKAELEDEVRKEGSFKTEMVEMVEMRDEDVSGSAVAKAVRSIQESMLAHHFGFGEPIFDKLFHHYALLIDREFAQRHVKSTTALLLLTKL, from the exons ATGGATATCCACAAAGCTTTCCATATGAAGGGAGGAGTCGGCGACAACAGCTACTCCAAGAACTCTTCACTTCAg AAAAGAGTGGCTGAAAGGTTGAAGCATATAACCGCGTGGGCCATCGAAGAAGTATTCATGAGCGAGAAGCCCAAGAGCTTAGGCATGGCGGACCTGGGGTGCTCGTCGGGGCCCAACGCTCTGTCCAACATAAAACAAGTAGTGGAGGCGGTGGAGAAGGCCAGCCGCCGCATGAGAGAAGCGCCGCCGGAATTCCGAGTGTACCTAAACGATCTTCACAGCAATGACTTCAACACCATATTTCAGGGGCTGCCCGATCTCTACAGGGACCTCAAGAGAGGAGGCACAAATCAGCCGCCTCTTTACATAGCCGCCTGCCCAGGCACATTCTACGGCAGGCTCTTCCCTGACCATTCCCTGCATTTCGTCTATTCCTCCAACAGCCTGCACTGGCTCTCTACG GTCCCAGCGGGCATCTACGAGAAAGAGGGACGGTCGATGAACAGAAAGAGCATTTACATATCGGAGAGAAGCCCTCCGGTGGTGAGGAAGGCATACTTAGAGCAGTTCCAACACGACTTCTCGTTGTTCCTCAAGTCTCGCTCACAGGAGCTCATCCGCGGTGGCCGAATGCTGCTCATTCTCTTGGGAAGGACCCTCTCCGACCACGCCCACTGCGCCAATTCTTTCCTTTGGGAGCTCCTCTACCAGTCTTTAGCACATCTCGTTgctcaa GGTGAGATTGAGGAGGAGAAGCTGGAGAGCTACGACGTCCATTTCTATGCGCCGTCCAAGGCAGAGTTGGAAGATGAGGTGAGGAAGGAGGGTTCGTTCAAGACGGAGAtggttgagatggttgagatgaGGGACGAGGACGTGAGCGGGAGCGCGGTGGCCAAGGCGGTCAGGTCCATTCAAGAATCCATGTTGGCTCACCACTTCGGGTTTGGGGAGCCCATCTTCGACAAGCTCTTCCACCACTACGCCCTATTGATCGATCGAGAATTCGCCCAACGCCATGTTAAATCCACTACCGCTCTCCTCCTCCTCACCAAGTTATGA